The following proteins come from a genomic window of Peptoniphilus equinus:
- a CDS encoding ABC transporter ATP-binding protein — protein MELLKLESITKDYGNGKGLFNFSMNLNKGEIVGLIGINGAGKTTLLDTVSGKILADSGEIFYEGEKLGIDSKCRKKFGISVNPGFYDYLNTYENLKAILYLNGISDKKIVNEKIKSVLKIVGLENVENKKIKEFSFGMKQRLGFAQAILNSGSIMLLDEPFVGLDVNGRNMVKEYVKDMVEKKQMAVVFSDHNLDEVKALCNRLVVIRNGKKIYDGNLDIKSSIIIKVRDSSGIDDSIVKKIDSTTVEVTERNLNDKIKNITKITEITKIEKVINPLEKMLEVNNNVENH, from the coding sequence ATGGAACTATTGAAATTAGAATCCATTACAAAAGATTATGGAAATGGAAAAGGACTATTTAATTTTTCAATGAATTTGAATAAAGGCGAAATTGTAGGTCTAATAGGAATTAATGGTGCTGGGAAAACAACTTTATTAGACACAGTGTCTGGAAAAATTTTAGCAGATTCAGGAGAGATTTTTTATGAGGGGGAAAAATTAGGAATTGATTCTAAATGTAGAAAAAAATTTGGAATTTCTGTTAACCCTGGTTTTTATGATTATCTTAATACTTATGAAAATTTAAAAGCTATTTTATATTTAAACGGAATAAGTGATAAAAAGATTGTAAATGAGAAAATTAAAAGTGTTTTAAAAATAGTTGGTCTTGAAAATGTTGAGAACAAAAAAATAAAAGAATTTTCCTTTGGAATGAAACAAAGATTAGGATTTGCACAGGCAATACTGAATTCAGGATCAATTATGTTATTAGATGAACCATTTGTAGGTCTTGACGTCAATGGGAGAAATATGGTTAAAGAATATGTAAAAGATATGGTAGAAAAAAAGCAAATGGCAGTTGTGTTTTCGGATCATAATTTAGATGAAGTTAAAGCCTTGTGTAATAGGTTGGTTGTAATAAGAAATGGGAAAAAAATTTATGATGGGAATCTAGATATAAAGAGTTCAATAATAATAAAGGTTAGAGATAGTAGTGGAATTGATGACTCTATTGTTAAAAAAATTGATTCAACTACAGTTGAGGTTACAGAAAGAAATCTTAATGACAAAATAAAGAATATTACAAAAATAACAGAAATAACAAAAATTGAAAAGGTTATAAATCCCTTAGAAAAGATGTTAGAGGTGAATAATAATGTTGAAAATCATTAA
- a CDS encoding sodium-dependent transporter yields the protein MKNESKFSSKLGFILSAVGSAVGMANVWGFPYKLQQGGGAAFLLIYLFFVVVFGYVALSAEFAVGRRAGTGTLGAYEAVWSERGFTTIGRFIGFLPLIGSFCIAIGYAVIISYITKALFQSLDGTLMNLNSEAWFGGFSSTAFSVVPFHLFIVVVTIFTCVKGASSIEKSNRIMMPAFFILFLILAVRVALIPGAFEGYKFMLQPDFSEAINVNTIVTAMGQAFFSLSVTGSGMIVCGAYLNRKEDIVSASKQTALFDTIAAAVAAFVMVPATFAYGMEQSAGPQLLFVVLPKILQEIPAGRLFAVILYVAVIFGGISSLQNMLEVVAESLMHRFTNLKRIPTLVVLGLLLFGIGIFMEPISQWGPWMDFVSIYIIPIGATIGAITWFWVMKKEDLLDEINMGAARHYGTFWHNIGRFVYVPFAILICVIALVFRIAF from the coding sequence ATGAAAAACGAATCAAAATTTAGTTCCAAGCTGGGATTTATTCTATCCGCAGTGGGTTCAGCCGTCGGTATGGCCAACGTGTGGGGCTTTCCATATAAGCTTCAACAAGGCGGTGGGGCTGCGTTTTTACTTATCTATCTCTTTTTTGTGGTAGTTTTCGGCTATGTAGCCCTCAGTGCGGAATTTGCTGTAGGGCGTCGTGCCGGCACGGGAACCCTTGGAGCTTATGAGGCGGTATGGTCTGAACGTGGTTTTACTACGATAGGTCGATTCATCGGATTTTTGCCGCTGATTGGATCGTTTTGCATTGCCATTGGCTATGCTGTCATTATCTCGTATATTACGAAGGCACTGTTTCAATCTTTGGATGGGACGCTGATGAACTTGAATTCCGAAGCGTGGTTCGGCGGATTTTCATCCACGGCCTTTTCTGTAGTACCTTTCCATCTTTTTATTGTGGTAGTGACCATCTTTACCTGCGTTAAAGGGGCCAGTTCTATTGAAAAGTCCAATCGGATTATGATGCCTGCTTTTTTCATTTTGTTTCTGATCCTGGCAGTGCGTGTGGCGTTGATTCCGGGTGCTTTCGAAGGTTACAAATTTATGCTGCAACCGGATTTTAGCGAGGCCATAAACGTCAATACCATCGTCACGGCGATGGGACAAGCCTTCTTTTCTCTGTCTGTTACAGGGAGTGGTATGATTGTCTGTGGTGCGTATCTAAACAGAAAAGAGGATATTGTCAGTGCGAGCAAACAAACAGCACTGTTTGATACCATTGCAGCCGCGGTGGCTGCTTTTGTCATGGTACCGGCTACTTTTGCCTATGGTATGGAACAAAGTGCCGGGCCGCAACTGCTTTTTGTCGTGCTGCCGAAAATTTTACAGGAAATTCCGGCAGGTCGTCTTTTCGCTGTGATTTTATATGTGGCGGTGATTTTTGGCGGCATTTCGTCGCTTCAAAATATGCTTGAAGTGGTGGCTGAATCATTGATGCACCGCTTTACGAATCTGAAACGAATTCCGACGTTGGTGGTCTTGGGATTATTGCTCTTCGGCATCGGTATTTTTATGGAGCCTATCTCCCAATGGGGGCCGTGGATGGATTTCGTGAGTATTTACATCATACCAATTGGTGCGACAATTGGAGCAATTACTTGGTTTTGGGTAATGAAGAAAGAAGATCTGCTCGATGAAATTAACATGGGTGCGGCAAGGCACTACGGCACCTTCTGGCACAATATCGGTCGTTTTGTCTATGTACCGTTTGCCATTCTCATTTGCGTCATTGCGTTGGTCTTTCGCATCGCTTTTTAA
- a CDS encoding GNAT family N-acetyltransferase, which produces MEFRQAKPEDVASLNTLYQEGSLYLKAHGIDQWQPPLTPQVDEHDTLHMIVLVEGTAILAAAMLSDYDADYERYDFWQGNADYMAVHKVVADSKGKGYGKKLLEHILDMAKAQQKSVRIDTHSDNVTMRGLLGAIGFKTRGPIELEGIGPRIALEK; this is translated from the coding sequence ATGGAATTTAGACAAGCAAAGCCGGAAGATGTGGCGAGTTTAAATACGCTCTATCAGGAAGGCTCGCTGTATTTAAAAGCTCATGGCATCGACCAGTGGCAGCCTCCCCTCACACCACAGGTGGATGAACATGATACGCTTCACATGATTGTGTTAGTTGAGGGCACGGCAATTCTTGCTGCGGCGATGCTTTCGGACTATGATGCCGATTATGAGCGATATGACTTTTGGCAAGGCAACGCAGATTATATGGCGGTGCATAAAGTCGTGGCCGATAGTAAAGGCAAGGGGTACGGGAAAAAGCTTCTGGAGCATATTCTCGATATGGCAAAGGCACAACAAAAAAGTGTGCGTATCGATACGCACAGCGACAACGTTACAATGCGAGGACTTTTAGGTGCTATAGGATTTAAAACCCGAGGACCTATTGAATTGGAAGGCATTGGACCGCGCATTGCATTAGAAAAGTGA
- a CDS encoding oxaloacetate decarboxylase subunit alpha, whose protein sequence is MTKMIEFTETVLRDAHQSLMATRMRTEDFAGAIQLLDQAGYRALECWGGATFDSCIRFLNEDPWARLRFIKSHLKNTKTQMLLRGQNILGYKNYPDDVVDKFIELSVSNGIDIIRIFDALNDVRNLETSITSTKRYGAEAQVAISYTTSEIHTVDYYAKLVEQMTEMGADSICVKDMAGILTPYKAYELVQALKKHTNLPIEMHTHETTGMGSMTYMKSLEAGADIIDTAISPFSGGTAQPSTETLAVLVKESGNQTRLNMAVLEELSKYFQDVKKKYMDDGTLPAKMLSIDPKGLLYQVPGGMLSNLYSQLSNLKKLDKYEEVLAEVPRVRADLGFPPLVTPMSQMVGTQATFNIISGARYKMVPNEVKDYLKGLYGKTPVPVDEAFRQSIIGDAEVITDRPANHLQPGLPKSIEEVGDIAQSQEDILTYTLFPEVGRKFLEYKYGYTE, encoded by the coding sequence ATGACAAAAATGATTGAATTTACCGAAACGGTCCTGCGAGATGCCCATCAAAGTCTCATGGCAACACGGATGCGGACTGAAGATTTTGCAGGTGCTATCCAATTGTTGGATCAGGCAGGCTATCGAGCACTGGAATGTTGGGGTGGCGCAACCTTTGACTCATGTATTCGCTTCTTAAACGAAGATCCATGGGCTCGCCTTCGCTTTATTAAGTCCCATTTAAAAAATACCAAAACCCAAATGCTGCTTCGTGGGCAAAATATTTTAGGCTATAAAAACTATCCTGATGATGTGGTCGATAAGTTTATTGAGTTGTCGGTATCAAACGGTATTGACATCATTCGTATCTTTGATGCCTTAAACGATGTGAGAAACTTGGAGACCTCCATTACATCTACAAAACGCTATGGCGCAGAAGCGCAAGTGGCCATTTCGTATACGACCTCTGAAATCCATACTGTTGACTACTATGCCAAGTTAGTGGAACAGATGACGGAAATGGGGGCGGATTCTATTTGTGTAAAGGACATGGCGGGCATTTTGACGCCGTATAAAGCGTATGAATTAGTACAGGCTTTGAAGAAGCATACCAATTTGCCTATTGAAATGCATACTCACGAGACGACAGGCATGGGCTCCATGACCTATATGAAGTCTTTGGAAGCCGGTGCAGATATTATTGATACGGCTATTTCACCGTTTTCCGGCGGCACAGCGCAACCGTCAACAGAAACGCTGGCAGTTCTTGTCAAAGAAAGCGGCAACCAAACTCGATTAAATATGGCAGTCTTGGAAGAGCTGTCCAAATATTTCCAGGATGTAAAGAAAAAGTACATGGATGATGGCACGTTGCCTGCAAAAATGCTCTCTATCGATCCGAAAGGTCTGCTCTATCAAGTGCCCGGAGGGATGCTCTCCAACCTTTATTCACAGCTCTCCAATTTGAAAAAGTTGGATAAGTATGAAGAGGTGTTGGCCGAAGTGCCTCGTGTAAGGGCTGACTTGGGATTCCCGCCGCTAGTGACCCCGATGAGTCAAATGGTCGGCACCCAAGCTACCTTCAATATTATCTCAGGGGCAAGGTATAAGATGGTACCGAACGAGGTCAAAGATTATTTGAAAGGCCTTTACGGCAAGACACCGGTGCCTGTGGACGAAGCTTTTCGGCAATCTATTATCGGCGATGCGGAAGTTATCACAGACCGTCCGGCCAATCATTTGCAACCGGGTCTTCCAAAGTCTATTGAAGAAGTGGGAGATATTGCCCAGTCTCAGGAGGATATTTTAACGTATACGCTGTTCCCGGAAGTGGGGCGCAAATTCTTGGAATACAAGTATGGGTACACAGAATAA
- a CDS encoding YigZ family protein: protein MYRSIYQSSEGLYEEKKSRFIANLFFIEDEEAAHEALATVKRAHPQARHHCSAYIIGEAKLIQRYSDDGEPSGTAGIPILEVLKKEDLTNILCVVTRYFGGTLLGAGGLVRAYTKATTDALSNSVIVTMTPMDCVKLTFDYSMQGTIMYYLNQNGYQVLREDYSDIVSLILHAKEGSGKLTEDILELTSAKGTLEVLGCDVLPVKDGKIIYERKTGN from the coding sequence ATGTACCGTAGTATTTATCAATCGTCAGAAGGCCTCTATGAAGAAAAAAAATCACGATTTATCGCAAATCTCTTTTTTATAGAGGATGAAGAGGCAGCTCATGAAGCCCTTGCCACGGTGAAACGAGCACATCCGCAGGCACGTCATCACTGCAGTGCCTATATTATCGGTGAGGCGAAACTCATTCAGCGCTACAGCGACGACGGAGAGCCTTCAGGCACGGCGGGCATCCCCATTCTTGAAGTGTTGAAAAAAGAGGATTTGACCAATATACTTTGTGTGGTGACACGCTATTTTGGTGGCACTCTGCTCGGGGCAGGGGGTCTTGTGCGTGCTTATACTAAAGCGACAACCGATGCGCTGTCTAATAGTGTCATAGTGACTATGACGCCTATGGACTGCGTCAAGCTGACGTTTGATTACAGTATGCAAGGCACCATCATGTATTACCTCAATCAAAATGGGTATCAAGTTTTACGGGAAGATTACAGTGACATCGTGAGCCTTATCTTGCATGCAAAAGAAGGCAGTGGTAAACTGACTGAAGATATTTTGGAACTCACTTCGGCAAAAGGAACCCTTGAGGTGCTGGGATGTGATGTTCTGCCAGTAAAGGATGGGAAAATAATTTATGAACGCAAAACAGGAAATTGA
- the nadE gene encoding NAD(+) synthase, producing the protein MNAKQEIDHIVDWMQSVAQQAHAKGFVLGISGGIDSAVCAALAKRAFPDDTLGLIMPCESMERDEQDARIVAEALNLNVEKVDLTASFNALVGAAGALNHDMARSNIKPRLRMTTLYYYAQAKGYLVLGCSNASEFYVGYYTKYGDSGSDLMPIASYLKDEVYELAWELGIPEAIINKAPSAGLWANQTDEVEMGFDYDTLNAHIRGERVDETIAAKIEAMHERAAHKRQFAPRYER; encoded by the coding sequence ATGAACGCAAAACAGGAAATTGATCATATTGTAGATTGGATGCAGAGTGTGGCGCAGCAAGCCCATGCCAAGGGTTTTGTTTTAGGTATCAGTGGAGGTATTGATTCTGCTGTATGTGCAGCTCTTGCTAAAAGAGCATTTCCCGATGATACCCTTGGACTGATCATGCCGTGTGAAAGTATGGAACGGGATGAGCAGGATGCTCGTATCGTTGCTGAAGCTTTAAATCTGAATGTTGAAAAAGTGGATCTGACGGCATCGTTTAACGCACTGGTCGGTGCTGCTGGGGCTTTGAATCACGATATGGCACGCTCCAATATTAAACCGCGTCTTCGCATGACTACACTTTATTATTATGCTCAGGCCAAAGGATACCTGGTCCTAGGATGCTCCAACGCATCGGAATTCTATGTGGGTTATTACACCAAATACGGCGATTCCGGATCCGATTTAATGCCTATTGCATCGTATTTAAAGGATGAAGTCTATGAGTTGGCATGGGAGTTGGGTATTCCTGAGGCTATTATTAATAAAGCACCATCAGCCGGCCTGTGGGCTAATCAAACCGATGAAGTGGAAATGGGTTTTGACTACGATACTTTAAACGCTCACATTCGAGGGGAAAGGGTGGATGAAACCATTGCTGCAAAAATTGAGGCCATGCATGAACGGGCAGCGCACAAGCGTCAGTTTGCGCCGCGTTATGAGAGGTAA
- the trmB gene encoding tRNA (guanosine(46)-N7)-methyltransferase TrmB, which translates to MRLRYKPWAIPEMEENAYITFEPKQYAGSWHALFENNHPIYVEIGSGKGKFLQTMSERHPDTNYVGIEMDTNAFIYAARKLKEAGHFNVRGIAGNANAIDEYFGKDEVAGIYINFCNPWPKKRHHKRRLTHPRFLEKYKQILQPGSYIELKTDDLDFFEASLEYFKDEGFSLEDYTFDMKTEDYPDAIITEYESKWRSRGIPIKYVKARL; encoded by the coding sequence ATGAGACTTAGATACAAACCTTGGGCTATTCCTGAAATGGAAGAGAACGCCTATATTACTTTTGAACCGAAACAGTACGCTGGATCTTGGCACGCTCTCTTTGAGAACAATCATCCGATCTATGTGGAGATTGGCAGTGGTAAGGGCAAATTCTTGCAGACGATGAGTGAACGACATCCTGATACCAACTATGTAGGCATTGAAATGGATACGAATGCTTTTATCTATGCGGCAAGAAAGCTTAAAGAAGCGGGACATTTTAATGTACGAGGCATTGCGGGCAATGCCAATGCTATTGACGAGTATTTCGGTAAAGACGAGGTGGCAGGTATTTATATCAATTTCTGCAACCCGTGGCCCAAAAAACGGCATCATAAACGGCGCCTGACCCATCCGAGGTTTTTAGAAAAATATAAACAGATATTGCAACCGGGATCTTACATCGAGTTAAAAACTGATGATTTGGATTTTTTTGAAGCGTCTTTAGAGTATTTTAAAGATGAAGGATTTAGTTTGGAGGATTACACTTTCGATATGAAGACGGAAGACTATCCTGATGCCATTATCACTGAATACGAAAGTAAATGGCGGAGTCGAGGAATTCCGATAAAGTATGTCAAAGCGAGGTTATGA
- a CDS encoding sensor histidine kinase — translation MIKNKQITFKKFLFISIISIVLIVYVYNILTSSIMEVVGNKIFSNIAHQYSADYIFDEDLSENENKIKKLDGWILILNNDLSLSYISDDNAPKVYSFDDIVNLNKGKYKYKDRTYFASMKNIKKNGINKYGVVVIPTKYISNRVFVTPSMQDSGLIFLFFTLKVILFILGTFIIVLIFSKVLHRKLYNPLSELEMGFKKLKKEDYSFSLRKQEYNNISEFDFIQNEFNSTVKSLREFQKERLENEKRRIQLFIDIRHDLKTPITVIKGFSEALINGRIPIESSKKYLESIDKNASNIDTLLNELSEIIEYEDYSYSLNLEKIDFCEFTRNAIIDFLPIFEQNEMNVIINIPYEKLYVKIDKNIFSRVFKNLMKNIIDHNEKYITVYFSIENCFEKVKLIIGDSGNKINEKLAKNIFEPFVTNDTSRNTSNKNRGLGLSIAKKIVEKHNGKIFLNQNNTELYNKSFIIELNKLN, via the coding sequence ATGATTAAAAACAAACAAATTACATTCAAAAAGTTTTTGTTCATAAGCATAATATCCATTGTTCTTATTGTATATGTATATAACATTTTAACTTCAAGTATTATGGAAGTGGTTGGGAATAAAATATTTTCAAATATTGCTCATCAGTATTCTGCAGATTATATTTTTGATGAGGACCTAAGTGAGAATGAGAATAAAATTAAAAAGCTTGATGGTTGGATACTCATATTAAATAATGATTTATCTTTGAGTTATATATCAGATGATAATGCTCCAAAAGTTTATTCTTTTGATGATATTGTTAATTTGAATAAAGGTAAATATAAATACAAAGACAGAACTTATTTTGCATCTATGAAAAATATAAAGAAAAATGGAATAAACAAATATGGAGTTGTTGTTATACCAACAAAATATATTAGTAATAGGGTGTTTGTTACTCCTAGTATGCAAGATTCGGGATTAATTTTTCTATTTTTTACACTAAAAGTTATTTTATTTATTTTAGGAACTTTTATAATTGTGCTCATATTCTCAAAAGTATTACATAGGAAATTATATAATCCTTTAAGTGAATTAGAAATGGGTTTTAAAAAGTTAAAGAAAGAAGACTATTCATTTAGTTTAAGAAAACAAGAATATAATAATATTTCTGAATTTGATTTTATTCAAAATGAATTTAATTCAACGGTGAAATCATTAAGAGAATTTCAAAAAGAGAGACTTGAAAATGAAAAAAGAAGGATTCAGTTATTTATTGATATAAGGCATGATCTCAAGACACCGATTACTGTTATTAAAGGTTTCTCAGAAGCATTAATTAATGGAAGAATTCCAATAGAAAGTTCTAAAAAATATTTGGAATCTATTGACAAAAATGCATCGAATATAGACACTTTGTTAAACGAATTATCAGAAATTATAGAGTATGAAGATTATTCTTATAGTTTAAATCTTGAGAAAATTGATTTCTGTGAATTTACAAGGAATGCAATAATAGACTTTTTACCTATATTTGAGCAAAATGAGATGAATGTAATAATTAACATTCCGTATGAAAAATTATATGTAAAAATTGATAAAAACATATTTTCTAGAGTATTTAAAAATTTGATGAAAAATATAATTGATCATAACGAAAAATATATTACAGTGTATTTTTCCATAGAAAATTGCTTTGAAAAAGTTAAGCTAATTATTGGAGATAGTGGAAATAAAATAAATGAAAAGTTGGCAAAAAATATTTTTGAACCATTTGTTACTAATGATACCTCAAGAAACACTTCTAATAAAAATAGAGGACTTGGTTTATCTATTGCGAAAAAAATTGTAGAGAAACATAATGGAAAAATATTTTTGAATCAAAACAATACAGAACTCTACAATAAAAGTTTTATAATAGAATTAAATAAATTAAATTAA
- the hflX gene encoding GTPase HflX, with amino-acid sequence MEIIQNNNRERAILVGTDLGAYPNSLETSIHELEELVKAAGGDVVGTVTQRLEKYSPKFLIGAGKIKEIKALLEPLEANVVIFNDELSGIQLRNIEDELKVKILDRTNLILDIFAIRASTYEAKLQVELAQLEYQLPRLLGIDGWSRTGGGIGTRGPGEQIIETDRRRILREIHAIKEKLKKAERSRATQRQHRTGNAIPVVSLVGYTNAGKSTLLNRLKSSDSKEVFVKNMLFATLDPSSRKAKLKNGMDFIISDTVGFVSKLPTKLVEAFKSTLEEIKYSDLILHVIDASSTDLEIQYQTTMSILEDLHVDRSRILTVFNKMDRVDEELYIDPTHGDNRIYISAKKDASMDVVLEAIETHLPERFIDVHLKFGYADQPLLSELLSTHHHETLDYKDDGIYVDVVLKESELARYQRFVYVP; translated from the coding sequence ATGGAGATTATACAAAATAATAACAGAGAACGCGCTATTCTTGTGGGTACGGATTTAGGTGCTTACCCCAACTCCTTGGAGACATCCATTCACGAGCTGGAAGAGTTGGTGAAAGCGGCGGGGGGAGATGTGGTCGGCACAGTGACCCAACGCCTTGAGAAATACTCACCGAAATTTTTAATTGGCGCAGGTAAAATTAAAGAAATAAAAGCGTTGCTTGAACCTTTAGAGGCCAATGTCGTGATTTTTAACGACGAACTCTCCGGGATTCAGCTGCGTAATATAGAAGATGAACTCAAGGTAAAGATTTTGGATCGTACCAACCTTATCTTGGATATTTTTGCCATTCGTGCATCGACGTATGAGGCGAAGCTGCAAGTGGAATTGGCACAACTTGAATACCAATTGCCGCGGCTTTTAGGCATCGACGGATGGTCTAGAACCGGTGGCGGCATCGGCACTCGCGGTCCCGGGGAGCAGATTATAGAAACGGATCGGCGACGAATTTTAAGAGAGATTCATGCTATTAAGGAAAAACTGAAGAAGGCGGAGCGATCCCGTGCCACACAACGCCAACATCGTACCGGTAACGCCATTCCGGTAGTATCTCTTGTGGGGTATACCAATGCAGGCAAGTCCACATTGTTGAATCGTCTCAAAAGTTCAGATTCCAAAGAAGTCTTTGTGAAGAATATGCTTTTTGCTACATTGGATCCCAGCTCACGAAAGGCAAAACTGAAGAATGGGATGGACTTTATTATTTCCGATACGGTGGGGTTTGTTTCCAAACTGCCGACGAAGCTCGTTGAGGCTTTTAAGTCAACTCTTGAAGAAATTAAGTATTCGGATTTGATTCTTCATGTGATTGATGCATCCAGTACCGATTTGGAAATTCAGTATCAGACCACCATGTCCATTTTAGAAGACTTGCACGTGGATCGCAGTCGGATTTTAACGGTATTTAACAAAATGGACAGAGTGGACGAAGAGCTTTACATTGACCCGACTCACGGGGACAACCGCATCTACATTTCAGCTAAAAAAGATGCGTCGATGGATGTAGTATTGGAAGCCATTGAGACACATTTGCCGGAACGCTTTATTGATGTGCATTTAAAATTCGGCTATGCTGATCAACCTTTGCTCTCTGAACTGTTAAGCACGCACCATCATGAGACGCTGGATTATAAAGACGACGGGATCTACGTAGATGTGGTGCTAAAGGAATCGGAGCTTGCCCGTTATCAAAGGTTTGTCTATGTACCGTAG
- the brnQ gene encoding branched-chain amino acid transport system II carrier protein yields MKQKNIMLVSAMALFSMLFGAGNLIFPPTLGLTTGADFFKAFIGFVITGAGLVLLGLISTIKAGGTIESVARKLGAPFASLFGALILISIGPGIAIPRTAATTFEVLQGSLLPNLSPVVLSVIFFGITVFLIFRPSGVIDVIGKFLTPALLILLALLIIKGFLTPLGPIAPTEFSGDFSYGFLEGYQTMDMIAALAFTILVLKGYHNQGITDRDEAASLTAKSGIFAAVALGLVYLGLTYIGATTSGLGLQDLSRVQLLIYTAQTLLGSAGAIAISLVMALACLTTSIGLTSTVADFFERLTGGKVKYSVWVILSSLISGYFSIMGVDQIVAIAAPVLSMLYPVAMTLIFLNLFPETFHYASTHIGAVVGALVLAVNEITKLLTGEGVTLIENFIAALPEMLQTFYWIIPAACLGLIFTLIFKDKLHPKEPINHLYTKI; encoded by the coding sequence ATGAAACAAAAAAACATCATGCTTGTCTCTGCCATGGCATTATTCTCCATGCTCTTCGGTGCAGGCAATCTTATTTTTCCGCCGACCTTGGGCTTGACTACCGGCGCCGATTTTTTTAAAGCATTTATAGGTTTTGTCATTACCGGTGCAGGTCTGGTGCTCCTCGGTCTGATCTCCACCATCAAAGCCGGCGGCACCATCGAATCTGTTGCAAGAAAACTCGGAGCACCTTTTGCCTCCCTTTTCGGTGCACTGATTTTGATTTCCATAGGACCCGGTATTGCCATCCCGCGAACAGCTGCAACAACCTTTGAGGTGCTTCAGGGTTCACTCTTACCGAATCTCAGTCCGGTTGTTTTGTCTGTAATATTCTTCGGTATCACGGTATTTCTGATTTTTAGACCCAGCGGTGTCATTGATGTTATCGGTAAATTTCTAACTCCCGCACTTTTAATCCTTCTCGCCCTACTTATTATCAAAGGTTTTCTTACGCCGCTCGGACCTATTGCACCCACAGAATTTTCCGGCGATTTCAGCTACGGATTTCTGGAAGGGTATCAAACCATGGACATGATTGCCGCTTTGGCCTTTACCATTTTAGTTTTAAAAGGTTACCACAACCAAGGAATCACTGACCGTGATGAGGCCGCATCATTAACTGCCAAAAGCGGTATTTTTGCGGCAGTAGCTCTAGGCTTAGTCTACTTGGGACTCACTTACATTGGAGCCACTACTTCCGGCCTCGGATTGCAAGACTTAAGCCGCGTACAGCTTCTCATCTATACTGCCCAAACACTTTTAGGATCTGCCGGTGCCATTGCCATTTCTCTGGTCATGGCTCTTGCATGTCTCACCACCTCTATCGGTCTTACCTCTACCGTGGCGGACTTCTTTGAACGCCTCACCGGCGGTAAAGTTAAATACTCGGTGTGGGTCATTCTCAGTTCGCTTATCAGCGGATACTTTTCCATTATGGGCGTGGATCAAATTGTCGCTATTGCAGCACCGGTACTTTCCATGCTCTATCCTGTAGCCATGACACTCATCTTCCTCAATCTCTTTCCGGAGACCTTCCATTATGCCAGCACCCATATCGGAGCTGTGGTCGGTGCACTGGTCCTTGCCGTCAATGAAATCACCAAGCTTCTCACCGGTGAAGGCGTTACACTGATTGAGAACTTTATCGCCGCACTGCCTGAGATGCTTCAAACTTTCTATTGGATCATACCCGCCGCGTGCTTAGGGTTAATCTTTACTTTGATTTTTAAAGATAAACTTCATCCTAAAGAGCCGATCAACCATCTGTATACTAAAATATAA
- a CDS encoding glutathione peroxidase, with the protein MTFYDFILKDGDGFYISTSSYKGNVVLVVNTATECGFTPQYKELQAMYRDFHDRGFEIIDIPSNQFKGQAPGTNKEIQQFCELTYHTEFPQLAKSDVNGAQELPLYTFLKQQKGFKGFGIGPKSLAMAGLLKMQDPNYKNNADIKWNFTKFLVDREGNVVERFEPTIPMDKVRDAVEALL; encoded by the coding sequence ATGACTTTTTATGATTTTATATTAAAAGATGGCGACGGATTTTATATCTCCACATCAAGCTACAAGGGCAATGTGGTTCTGGTGGTAAATACTGCTACGGAATGCGGCTTCACACCGCAGTACAAAGAGCTTCAGGCCATGTATCGCGACTTTCATGATCGGGGGTTTGAGATTATTGACATTCCTTCCAATCAGTTTAAAGGTCAGGCTCCAGGGACTAATAAAGAGATACAACAGTTTTGTGAGCTCACTTACCACACCGAGTTTCCTCAGCTGGCAAAGTCTGATGTGAATGGAGCACAGGAGTTACCATTGTACACCTTTTTGAAACAGCAAAAGGGATTTAAGGGTTTCGGCATTGGACCTAAGTCTTTGGCTATGGCAGGTCTTCTCAAAATGCAGGACCCGAATTATAAAAATAACGCAGATATCAAGTGGAACTTCACGAAATTTCTCGTGGACCGAGAAGGCAACGTCGTTGAGCGATTTGAGCCGACCATTCCTATGGACAAGGTTCGAGATGCTGTGGAAGCCCTATTATAA